In Heptranchias perlo isolate sHepPer1 chromosome 38, sHepPer1.hap1, whole genome shotgun sequence, a single window of DNA contains:
- the terb2 gene encoding telomere repeats-binding bouquet formation protein 2: MHKNKKAWFSQSVSRHICDLWVTEGGIITNWCSADFLFSNDASHPDTQRIFESLEFVENKATVFHASYLSACEESELKGSVAMGHFLLPPSCLHEEIRAVIGSFIWEQESPLQPQQPHERGEISKRKTFEICQRPEKERMDQAGLDVPNNGYSRDQNLVIETPSFEAASCHVQQMYPVNNMVTGFISIDELKKYQGNLYDFIPGCARYSVCRIQSERNMFSVLKCKYRNRSFIHTN; encoded by the exons TCACTGAAGGTGGGATTATTACAAACTGGTGTTCAGCTGATTTCTTATTTAGTAATGATGCTTCACATCCTGATACACAGAG GATCTTCGAGAGTTTGGAGTTTGTGGAGAACAAGGCTACAGTTTTTCATGCTAGTTATCTATCGGCATGTGAGGAGTCTGAGCTCAAGGGCAGTGTAGCCATGGGTCACTTTCTACTTCCTCCTTCCTGCCTTCATGAAG aaATTAGAGCTGTAATTGGCAGTTTCATTTGGGAGCAGGAAAGCCCTTTGCAGCCTCAGCAG CCACATGAAAGAGGAgagatttcaaaaaggaagacATTTGAAATATGCCAAAGGCCAGAAAAGGAAAGAATGGACCAAGCTGGGTTAGATGTTCCTAACAATGGATACAG CAGAGACCAGAATTTAGTCATTGAAACGCCATCTTTTGAAGCTGCGTCTTGTCACGTTCAACAGATGTACCCTGTAAACAACATGGTTACTG GTTTTATTTCTATTGACGAGCTGAAGAAATACCAAGGAAATTTATATGACTTCATTCCAGGCTGTGCACGTTATTCAGTATGTCGCATCCAGAGTGAAAGGAATAtgttctcagttttgaaatgcaaATACAGGAACCGCAGTTTTATTCATACAAATTAA